One segment of Microtus ochrogaster isolate Prairie Vole_2 unplaced genomic scaffold, MicOch1.0 UNK15, whole genome shotgun sequence DNA contains the following:
- the Nkd1 gene encoding protein naked cuticle homolog 1 isoform X2, giving the protein MEKVNDPVPGSKKQLKFEELQCDVSVEEDSRQEWTFTLYDFDNNGKVTREDITSLLHTIYEVVDSSVNHSPTSSKTLRVKLTVAPDGSQSKRSVLFNHTDLQSTRPRADTKPAEELRGWEKKQRAPLRFQGDSHLEQPGCYHHCVDENIERRNHYLDLAGIENYASQFGPGSPSVAQKSELPPRISNPTRSRSHEPEAAHIPHRRPQGVDPGSFHLLDTPFAKASELQQRLRSAQDGSKHFVRSPKAQGKNMGMGHGARGARSKPPLVPTTHTVSPSAHLATSPALLPTLAPLGHKKHKHRPKENQASCRGLQAPLAAGGATVMGREQVRELPALVVYESQAGQAVQRHEHHHHHEHHHHYHHFYQP; this is encoded by the exons atggagaaagtGAATGACCCTGTTCCCGGCTCCAAGAAGCAGCTGAAGTTTGAA GAGCTTCAGTGTGATGTTTCTGTGGAGGAGGACAGCCGACAGGAATGGACTTTCACTCTGTATGACTTCGACAACAATGGCAAAGTCACCCGTGAG GACATCACCAGCTTGCTGCACACCATCTATGAGGTGGTTGACTCCTCTGTGAACCATTCCCCCACATCAAGCAAGACACTGCGGGTGAAGCTCACTGTGGCCCCCGATGGGAGCCAGAGCAAGAGGAGTGTCCTTTTCAACCATACTG ACCTGCAGAGCACGAGGCCCCGAGCAGACACCAAGCCTGCTGAGGAACTTCGTGGCTGGGAGAAGAAGCAGCGAGCCCCTCTCAG GTTCCAGGGTGACAGCCACCTGGAGCAGCCAGGCTGCTACCACCATTGCGTGGATGAGAACATTGAGAGGAGAAACCACTACCTAGACCTGGCGGGGATAGAGAACTACGCGTCTCAGTTTGGGCCTG GCTCCCCTTCGGTGGCCCAGAAGTCAGAGCTGCCCCCTCGAATCTCCAACCCCACTCGCTCTCGCTCCCACGAGCCAGAAGCTGCCCACATCCCACACCGGAGGCCCCAAGGTGTGGACCCCGGCTCTTTCCACCTCCTTGATACCCCATTTGCCAAGGCATCAGAGCTCCAGCAACGGCTTCGGAGTGCTCAGGATGGGAGCAAGCACTTTGTGAGGTCCCCCAAGGCCCAGGGCAAGAACATGGGAATGGGCCACGGGGCCAGAGGTGCAAGAAGCAAGCCCCCACTTGTGCCCACTACCCACACTGTGTCCCCCTCTGCCCACTTGGCCACCagcccagccctcctccccaccctggcACCCCTGGGGCACAAGAAGCACAAGCATCGACCCAAGGAAAACCAGGCCAGCTGCCGGGGCCTGCAGGCCCCACTGGCTGCAGGAGGCGCCACGGTCATGGGTCGGGAGCAGGTCAGGGAGCTACCTGCTCTGGTGGTGTATGAGAGCCAGGCTGGGCAGGCCGTCCAGAGACAtgagcaccaccaccatcacgaacatcaccaccactaccaccacttcTACCAGCCCTAA